The segment AAGCTCGTATTGCAGACTTTTCCCGTTGTGTAAAATGACTTTGTGGTTTTCTTTCATCAGTTGTCCGCTCCAGATGCGCACGCCGAGATTTCTTGAACTTCTTGCCAAAAACTGGTGCAGTGATTTTAGCGAACCATGGCTACCTGATTTTATTTCAACTGGCACAATCTCTTCACCCGACTGCAATAAAAAATCCAATTCAGAAGATGTTCCCTTTTCTTCACGAACCCAGAAATAAAAAGATTTTCTGTTGCTGGAGTCGTCTGCCAGAAATTCCTGCCCGACAAACTCTTCAAACAAACCTCCGCCAAACATCGGAGACATTAACCTTTCAGAAATTTGGTCTTTGGTAAGATTTGCAACATAGGTGCAAAGCCCGATATCTAAAAAAATTGATTTCGGTGCAGACTTTTCTTTTTTTATAAGAGGTGGCATTGTGCATGTGGTGGGGAATATTCGTTCAACGAGCATGGCTTCATGTAAAATATCGAATGCCTTTGAAATGTCACGTGACTTTGCGCTTGAACCAGCAAGTTTTGAATATTTAATACGTTTGCCGGTTTCAAAGGGAAGTTTATCCCAAACCAGCTTTAAGTATTCAACTTCGGAGGTGCTAGAGTATTTTGCAAAATCTTCTTTAAAAGATGAAAATAGAGTCCCATGGTATTTTCTTACGGATAGCAAATTGCGATCTGAAATGTATTGATTGACAGCTTCCGGCATGCCGCCGACAAACATATAATCCGCCAGCAAACTAAGCAGTTTATCATGCAATGGCTTTAGTAATGGGAAATTCAGATCGCATTTTAACACAGATCCCAAAATGATATCCTCTCCAATCGCTGATAAAAATTCATAAAATGAGACTGGGTATAAATACAAAAATTCCACTCTTCCAACAGGAAAAGACCAGCCTTCTTTTTTCATTCGAACTTCAAGAAGCGAACCGGCGCTTATAATATGAAGACCAGGCATTTCTTCATAAAAATAACGAAGCATTTTTATGGCAGAGATTGAATTTTGTATTTCGTCTAGAAAAAGAAGCGTTTCGCCAGGAATGATCCTTCGATTTACAATTCCTTCGATGCTTTGTATGGTTTCCTTGGCGTCTCTAATGTTAGCAAAAATTTTTGATGTTGAATCTTTTTCTAAATTCAATTCTACAAAATTTTTAAATTGACGCGCAAATTTTCTGATAAGTGTGGTCTTGCCTGTTTGCCTTGCACCCCTGATAATGAGAGGCTTTCTCCTTTGTTTATTCTTCCAATTGTGCAGTTCGGCTTCTATTTTTCTATTAAACATAGGC is part of the Deltaproteobacteria bacterium genome and harbors:
- a CDS encoding ATP-binding protein produces the protein MFNRKIEAELHNWKNKQRRKPLIIRGARQTGKTTLIRKFARQFKNFVELNLEKDSTSKIFANIRDAKETIQSIEGIVNRRIIPGETLLFLDEIQNSISAIKMLRYFYEEMPGLHIISAGSLLEVRMKKEGWSFPVGRVEFLYLYPVSFYEFLSAIGEDIILGSVLKCDLNFPLLKPLHDKLLSLLADYMFVGGMPEAVNQYISDRNLLSVRKYHGTLFSSFKEDFAKYSSTSEVEYLKLVWDKLPFETGKRIKYSKLAGSSAKSRDISKAFDILHEAMLVERIFPTTCTMPPLIKKEKSAPKSIFLDIGLCTYVANLTKDQISERLMSPMFGGGLFEEFVGQEFLADDSSNRKSFYFWVREEKGTSSELDFLLQSGEEIVPVEIKSGSHGSLKSLHQFLARSSRNLGVRIWSGQLMKENHKVILHNGKSLQYELLSLPFYLVPRLKEFVLLHG